A single region of the Garra rufa chromosome 20, GarRuf1.0, whole genome shotgun sequence genome encodes:
- the LOC141294083 gene encoding ras-responsive element-binding protein 1-like produces MESASPEKTVSNGVGAADVNEQSYLSEEAVNNESSTHTPEPVEEADCDGKDKQEHGDGDEDGVRTEEELSSINSMMSTVMNVGQINGVDSEPTKISPRNATKLPSVNRTGRRNQEVKDDRSSFICPLCNKNCMTQHQLTMHIRQHNTDSGGTDHSCSICGKALSSASSLDRHMLVHSGERPYKCVVCGQTFTTNGNMHRHMKIHEKDASSIPTPSSSPLNKRRRISKRKPIVEDEVEQDEEPPLKKVMLIQKSGEEDSVKSEEEIFHCPICFKTFNCKYDLETHMDTHPDTTLRCNICCITFRTHRGLLRHNAAIHKQLPTDPSGQPFIQNNPSIPLGFGDLAFIDFSCQKFPQIAQVWCETNLRRCSSKFHKFVCEVCNKAFPLEQSLDLHKSSHKSSADTSTEPQEHNADGVMDAPKVNSHSTDSKEVNELVPHVESTTSDGKNGFMECLGLQHSSLAKPEKSEEQIQQEILDSIRFIRVEPPSTNLPQESSNPGVSVLEPVSLQAVNKNAALGLLSLQPLHGVVSSGMFVPISGQSAVELADIEQILKLAATVPPQMSLSLLAKGLGSPLQVDPKQIASLKQKPLITPRSSMGASTPPPPVMNAQQASSGNISPSLPPQTGQQVRTTRQSSASSSSSTSSSPTNWEGPDVIGNTIISYETGKQEEFDGKEKESRVVSKKTTKTEFPCRFCKEVFSFLGGLQAHMRHHLGASPYQCTICSYAAPDKATLIRHLRTHSGERPYVCRLCHYPFTVKANCERHLRKKHMKNTRKDIEKNIEYVTTSSSVSGVIGGTTLDLLDSASAGNTSCRFCGEDLKNYRALQIHLRTHNGCQRKPFECKQCGAAFLAKRNCIHHLLKHHPDVPEREIEEHIKSLVPVGGDTTAQTNPPTSNGLVNSTVPPNVGPYSGPVEDQDQPLDFSSKSQKTIASDVKVEETVSPLFNDCSMEPIDLSIPKAPEKKRMMKELPQSMPLNHQDIKKEQTLETSPGLLAALPVSISSLASALSSDLSKPFTRLKPLLPKPTSVSEMAPLASIAQIISSVSATPVLIETGIDGKNSVSAMDFNTLSEKKGPPAAKLDSVQNGSSDNSKKRGKKRAFQEEICDPRTPAGCGIDLESSGEFPSVEKMLATTDSNKFSPYLQPSQMEPMKEEKEKQPVDEEVKEAREEKPKKPSQNKGKKNAYSNSVQKMTCPYCPRLFPWASSLQRHMLTHTGQKPYPCPQCESFFSTKSNCERHLLRKHGISNRTLQNNGSRPKPKADEGSQGSTGTTESVSDSEPATRDIVDLSSVNPKQEEKASSPEQALEQTGQSAAEQTDSSDPNQTLPAEENPESVENNDDDSQSNKSLDMNLANKLVDFKLSGVEQHQPKSKPEPVSPPDEFPHTCQSCNKTFRHAATLSRHQKTHIQEVQPEDGGKKGRRQPAPQNPVTVLKKEIEQDTKVEDDEKDENSSCVESGADEEREEMSEDEEEAASSELRALDEEGDTPGGKTDKRKKICAVCSKRFWSLQDLTRHMRSHTGERPYKCQTCHRTFTLKHSLVRHQRVHQKPTDEKGTDEAEMNEEMDGARDNGEMLEGKEISEAAAPIQSENEHEKAEAPQEESEEHLEEIKEKQHPEDTSVEMNSAEEPQQDEAKQEEHQTLVASVEAQSGCDSEPAKISVHGCTAAQEMMEKPVQ; encoded by the exons ATGGAAAGTGCCTCCCCTGAGAAGACTGTCAGCAATGGTGTCGGTGCTGCTGATGTGAATGAACAGTCTTATTTGTCAGAAGAGGCTGTGAACAATGAGTCCTCCACACATACACCAGAACCCGTTGAAG AAGCAGACTGTGATGGAAAGGACAAACAAGAACATGGAGATGGAGATGAAGATGGAGTTAGAACAGAGGAGGAGCTGTCCTCGATCAACTCCATGATGAGCACTGTGATGAATGTGGGCCAGATCAATGGAGTCGATTCGGAGCCCACCAAAATATCTCCCAGAAATGCCACCAAATTGCCTTCTGTCAATCGCACTGGGAGAAGAAATCAG GAAGTCAAAGACGATCGCTCAAGCTTCATTTGCCCCTTGTGTAACAAAAACTGCATGACACAGCACCAGCTCACCATGCATATCAGACAG caTAACACAGATAGTGGGGGCACTGACCACTCCTGCAGTATCTGCGGGAAGGCTTTGAGCTCGGCCAGTTCTCTGGACCGCCACATGCTGGTTCACAGTGGAGAGAGGCCATACAAGTGTGTGGTATGTGGTCAGACGTTCACTACCAATGGAAACATGCACAG gcacatgaaaattcatgaAAAGGATGCAAGCAGTATTCCTACCCCCAGTTCTTCCCCACTAAACAAGCGCAGACGAATCTCTAAGAGGAAGCCTATTGTAGAGGATGAAGTAGAGCAGGATGAGGAGCCACCACTTAAAAAG GTGATGTTGATACAAAAGTCTGGAGAGGAGGACTCTGTTAAGAGTGAAGAAGAGATCTTTCACTGCCCTATCTGCTTTAAGACATTCAACTGTAAATATGATCTGGAAACACACATGGACACACATCCTGACACTACACTCAG GTGTAACATTTGTTGCATTACTTTTCGCACACACCGTGGCCTTCTGCGTCATAACGCTGCCATTCATAAGCAGCTTCCCACTGACCCCTCTGGACAACCCTTTATTCAGAATAACCCCTCCATCCCTCTGGGGTTTGGTGACTTGGCTTTCATTGACttcagctgtcagaaatttcctCAAATTGCACAG GTCTGGTGCGAGACTAATTTGCGCAGATGCTCTAGCAAGTTCCACAAATTTGTTTGTGAGGTCTGCAACAAGGCCTTCCCTCTTGAGCAGTCTCTGGACCTCCACAAATCCTCACACAAAAGTAGCGCAGACACCAGCACTGAACCTCAGGAACATAACGCAGATGGTGTTATGGATGCACCCAAAGTTAACTCCCATTCCACAGATTCCAAGGAGGTCAATGAACTAGTCCCACATGTTGAGAGTACCACTTCAGATGGGAAAAACGGTTTCATGGAGTGCCTGGGTCTCCAACACTCCTCCTTGGCCAAGCCAGAGAAATCAGAAGAGCAAATTCAGCAGGAAATCTTAGACAGCATTCGCTTCATTCGCGTTGAGCCACCTTCAACTAATCTACCTCAAGAAAGCAGCAATCCCGGCGTCTCAGTTTTGGAGCCCGTCTCTCTTCAAGCCGTGAACAAGAACGCCGCCCTCGGCCTCCTGTCGCTACAGCCGCTACATGGTGTCGTCAGCAGCGGGATGTTTGTCCCGATAAGTGGTCAATCTGCGGTGGAGCTGGCGGACATTGAACAAATCCTTAAGCTTGCAGCCACTGTGCCACCTCAGATGTCTTTGTCTCTGCTTGCCAAAGGTTTGGGCAGTCCTCTACAGGTGGACCCCAAACAGATTGCTTCTCTCAAGCAAAAGCCCTTAATCACTCCTCGATCCAGCATGGGTGCCTCCACACCCCCTCCTCCCGTCATGAATGCCCAACAGGCTTCATCAGGCAACATCAGTCCTAGCCTTCCACCCCAAACAGGTCAACAAGTAAGAACTACCAGACAATCATCAGCCTCCTCTTCGTCCTCAACCTCATCCTCTCCTACCAACTGGGAAGGGCCAGATGTCATAGGAAACACGATTATCTCGTATGAAACTGGAAAGCAAGAAGAGTTTGATGGCAAAGAAAAGGAATCAAGAGTTGTCAGCAAGAAGACAACCAAGACAGAGTTCCCTTGTCGCTTCTGCAAAGAAGTTTTTTCTTTCTTAGGCGGCCTCCAGGCTCATATGCGTCACCATCTAGGAGCGTCACCGTACCAGTGCACCATTTGTAGCTACGCTGCTCCTGACAAAGCGACGCTGATTCGACATCTCAGAACACACAGTGGTGAGCGGCCATATGTCTGCCGCCTTTGTCACTACCCTTTCACTGTGAAGGCCAACTGTGAGCGTCATTTGCGCAAGAAACACATGAAGAACACACGCAAAGACATTGAGAAAAACATTGAATATGTAACCACCTCCTCTAGCGTAAGCGGTGTAATTGGAGGCACCACGCTAGACCTCCTCGATTCGGCCAGTGCTGGTAACACATCTTGTAGATTTTGCGGGGAAGACCTTAAGAACTACAGAGCACTTCAGATTCACCTGCGAACACACAATGGATGTCAGAGGAAGCCGTTTGAGTGTAAGCAATGCGGGGCGGCGTTTCTAGCTAAAAGGAACTGCATTCACCATTTGCTGAAGCACCACCCAGATGTTCCAGAGCGGGAAATTGAAGAACACATCAAAAGTCTCGTACCGGTTGGAGGAGACACCACCGCTCAAACCAACCCTCCAACCTCAAATGGACTGGTCAACAGCACCGTTCCTCCAAATGTAGGTCCCTACTCTGGACCCGTTGAGGACCAAGACCAGCCTTTGGATTTTTCTAGCAAATCTCAAAAGACGATtgcttcagatgttaaagttgAAGAAACAGTATCCCCTCTGTTTAACGACTGCTCTATGGAGCCCATCGATCTCTCGATACCCAAGGCTCCTGAGAAAAAGAGAATGATGAAAGAGCTTCCTCAGAGCATGCCCCTGAATCATCAAGACATCAAGAAGGAACAGACTCTGGAAACGAGCCCTGGACTTCTTGCAGCCCTCCCGGTCTCAATTTCCAGCCTGGCTTCTGCTCTATCCAGTGACCTTAGTAAGCCTTTTACTCGCTTGAAGCCATTGCTACCAAAACCAACTTCTGTTTCAGAAATGGCACCGCTGGCCTCCATTGCTCAGATCATCTCGTCTGTGTCAGCTACTCCAGTGCTGATCGAAACAGGAATAGATGGCAAAAACAGTGTTAGTGCAATGGATTTTAATACACTAAGTGAGAAGAAGGGTCCTCCCGCCGCTAAACTGGATTCTGTTCAAAATGGCTCCTCTGATAACTCAAAGAAAAGAGGCAAGAAGAGAGCATTTCAGGAGGAGATCTGTGATCCGAGAACGCCAGCAGGCTGTGGCATTGACTTGGAGTCAAGTGGCGAGTTTCCCAGTGTGGAGAAAATGCTAGCTACTACTGACTCTAATAAATTTAGCCCCTATTTACAACCTAGTCAGATGGAGCCAATGAAGGAGGAGAAAGAGAAGCAGCCTGTCGATGAAGAGGTGAAAGAGGCACGAGAAGAAAAGCCAAAGAAACCTTCACAGAACAAAGGAAAGAAGAATGCTTATTCAAATTCAGTGCAGAAGATGACCTGCCCTTACTGCCCACGCCTGTTCCCTTGGGCCAGCTCATTGCAAAGGCATATGCTAACACACACAG GTCAGAAGCCATAtccttgtcctcagtgtgagtcATTCTTCTCCACCAAGTCAAACTGTGAGCGCCACCTGCTCCGCAAACATGGAATATCTAATCGGACTCTTCAAAATAATGGATCTCGACCCAAACCTAAGGCTGACGAAGGATCCCAAGGAAGCACTGGTACTACTG AGAGTGTATCTGACTCTGAACCTGCAACCAGAGATATTGTGGATCTGAGCTCTGTCAACCCCAAACAAGAAGAGAAAGCCTCATCTCCAGAACAAGCACTAGAACAAACAGGACAATCAGCCGCTGAACAAACAGACAGCTCGGATCCAAACCAAACACTGCCAGCTGAGGAAAACCCTGAGAGTGTAGAAAATAATGATGACGACTCTCAAAGCAATAAGAGCCTTGACATGAACCTTGCCAACAAGCTTGTGGACTTCAAGCTTTCTGGAGTAGAGCAGCACCAGCCTAAATCAAAACCTGAACCGGTTTCTCCACCAGACGAGTTTCCACACACCTGTCAGTCCTGCAATAAGACCTTCCGCCATGCAGCCACTCTCAGCCGGCACCAGAAAACTCACATTCAGGAGGTCCAGCCAGAGGATGGAGGCAAAAAGGGAAGACGCCAACCTGCTCCTCAAAACCCAGTCACAGTGCTCAAAAAGGAGATAGAGCAGGACACAAAGGTAGAAGATGATGAAAAGGACGAGAACAGCAGCTGTGTGGAAAGTGGTGCCGATGAAGAGAGGGAAGAGATGAGTGAGGATGAAGAAGAGGCTGCTTCCTCAGAGCTTAGGGCTTTGGATGAGGAGGGCGACACACCTGGAGGCAAAACCGATAAGAGGAAGAAGATCTGTGCTGTGTGCAGCAAACGCTTCTGGAGCCTGCAAGACTTGACCAGACACATGCGCTCACATACTG GTGAGCGACCTTATAAGTGCCAAACCTGTCATCGCACCTTCACCCTGAAGCACAGTCTGGTGAGGCATCAACGTGTCCACCAGAAACCCACAGATGAAAAAGGGACCGACGAGGCAGAAATGAATGAAGAAATGGATGGAGCAAGAGATAACGGCGAAATGCTAGAGGGAAAAGAGATCAGTGAAGCAGCAGCTCCAATCCAGAGTGAAAATGAACATGAGAAAGCAGAAGCACCCCAAGAAGAGAGTGAAGAACACTTAGAGGAAATTAAGGAGAAGCAGCACCCTGAAGATACATCCGTGGAGATGAATTCTGCTGAGGAACCTCAGCAAGATGAGGCTAAACAGGAGGAACATCAAACATTAGTCGCCTCAGTTGAGGCCCAATCAGGCTGTGATTCAGAACCTGCAAAAATCAGTGTCCATGGCTGTACAGCAGCTCAGGAAATGATGGAGAAGCCCGTTCAGTGA